CCGCTGCGGGGGACTTCCTGGCAGGAGCCCTCTTTGCCGAAGCGGGAGCAGCCGCCGAGGCTGGCTTCTTATCATCGCTGCTCTTATCGGCAGCGGCCTTGGAGGCAGCTGCTTTAGCTGAAGAAGACGGGGTGGCGGGAGTTGCCGCCTCCTTGCTCTGCATTCCGGTGACTGCTGCCGCTGCAGGCTGCTCTGAGGGTTCTGCCTTCCTGCGTCCTTCCGGGAAGAACAGATCAACAGGCCGCGATACCGCCCCACCGTTGCCGGAACCATTGGTTGCGGCGGAACTTGGAATCAGCGCGCCAAGACCGCGGCCTAGGCCCCGTCGCTTCTCGCTCATGGGTAAATCCCTCCAGTGGTAGAGCCGGGCTGACCCTTGCTCCGTGCGTTGCGGTATTGAAGATTCTAGCGTTCCGCTATTTCAGCGGCGGCTTCCAAGTAGGACAGGGCACCACTTGAGGACGGATCGTAAGTCATGACCGTCTGCTGGTAGCTGGGGGCTTCGGAGATGCGGACGGACCGTGGAACCACGGCCGAGAGGACCTGTTCGGGGAAGTGCTGGCGTACCTCCGCAGCGACCTGGGCAGCGAGGTTGGTGCGGCCGTCGTACATGGTGAGCAGGATGGTCGACACAACGAGGTCCGCGTTAAGGTGCTTTTGGATCATCTCGATGTTCTTGAGCAGCTGGCTCAGGCCCTCCAGTGCGTAGTACTCGCACTGAATGGGGATCAGCACCTCACTGGCTGCGCAGAAAGCGTTGACGGTCAGCAGGCCCAAGCTGGGTGGGCAGTCGATGAACACATAGTCCAGCCGGTCCTCGCCGTTCTTCTCGCGTTCCTTCGCGTAGACATCGATGGCCCGGCGCAGCCGCTGCTCGCGCGCCACAAGGGACACCAGCTCAATCTCGGCCCCTGCAAGGTGGATCGTTGCCGGCGCGCAGATGAGCTTTCCGATATCCGGGCACGGGGCTACGACGTCGGCAAGAGGGACGTCATTGATCAGGACGTCATAGATGCTGTCAACGTCTGCATGATGCTCGATGCCCAAGGCGGTGGAGGCATTGCCCTGGGGATCGATATCGATGACCAGCACATTGAGTCCGGCCGCTGCCAAAGCCGCGGCGATGTTGACCGTGGTGGTGGTCTTGCCTACTCCACCCTTCTGGTTGGACACCGTGAATATACGGGTCTTTTCGGGGCGAGGGAGCTGACGTCCCATCAGACGCTCACGGCGCTTCGTTTCATGGGCAAGCTCCCGTGCAATGGGGCTGGAGTCGTCGATCGCGTCGATGACGTTTGATCGACCGTTCGTGGTTGTTTCACGTGAAACTGCATTGCCCGACGCAGCGGAGACACCTGCTTTCGGGTGGTTTCCACCCCGGGCGGGAGCCATGCCGATACCGGCAAGTCCGGACCCAGCGACAGAACGTGCCGACCCCAGGGACACAAACGGCGGGATCCGTTGTGCGGAGGCTTCACTACTGGTCACTGGGGCACACTCACTCTCGTTCAGCCAATTTTGCTGCCGTTGTCTAGCCTAACTGCTCCTGCCTGCTGACAGCCGTCAGCGGGCCCGGGTCAGGACTTCTTTTGGGACTTGTTCACCACAATGCGGACCACCGTAGTGGGCTCCTCGAGGAGGTTGTCACCTACGGTCAGTACCGAGGTCTCAACGCCACCCAGCTTACGGATGGTCTTGGCCGCCTTCTCGATTTCTTCCCCCGCACTGCGTCCCTTGATGGCCACCACTTCACCGTGGCCGCCAAGGAGCGGGATGGTGAGGCCGGCCAGGTTGGTCAGGGCCGAAACGGCGCGGGCGGTTACCACGTCAGCCTCCACCTGCCCTACGGCCAACTCGGCGCGCGTACGCATGACTGTGACGTTTTCCAGGCCAAGGTCATCCACCACTTCCTGGAGCCAGATCACGCGACGCTCCAGCGGCTCGATGAGCGTCAGCTCAAGGTCCGGGCGCGCAATGGCAAGGCACAGGCCAGGCAGTCCGGCGCCGCTTCCGACGTCGGCAACATGGCTTCCCGGGGGAATCTCGCTTTCGATGACTGCACAATTGAGGACATGCCGGCTCCACAACCTGGGCACCTCCCGTGGCCCGATAAGGCCCCGCTCAGTTCCTGAGGTGGCCAAGTGCTCCACGTAGCGCTTGGCAAGGTCCAGCCGGTCGCCGAAGATTTTCTCAGCAGCGCGCAGTTCTGCTGCCGTGATGTCAACCATGGTTATCGGGTCAGCATTCTCTAGTCCGCGGAAACAACAATGTGGCGTCCGGCGCCTTCGCCCTCGGACTCACTGACCAAGCCGAGGTCGGCCACAGCATCATGAACAATCTTGCGTTCGTAGGCACTCATCGGTTCAAGTGCCACCGACTTGCCGGTTTCCTTGACGGACGCCGCGGCGTCTTCGGCAATCTTCTGCAGGTGGCCCGTGCGCTCCTGCCGGTAGCCATTGATGTCCAGGACAAGCCGGGAACGGTTTTCCGTGGCCGACAGGACTGCCAGCCGAGTCAGCTCCTGGAGCGCTTCAAGGACCTCGCCGTCTTCGCCAACCAGGCCTTCGAGACCCTCGGCTTCCTCCTCGGCGACGATGGAGATGTAGGTGCGGCCGTTGCGGACCTCAATGTCGATATCACCGTCGATATCGGCGATATCCAGCAGTTCCTCCAGGTAGTCGGCAGCGACGTCCCCCTCTTCCTCGAGGCGGCTGGCGGCGGAAACCTTGGCGGCGGAAGCATCCTGGTTCACGGAAACGTCCTGATCTTCGATCTCTTCAGAAAAGGCGTGCTCGGTGCTCTCGGCAGACATTACTTCTTCTTCCTGTTCTTGCGCTGGGGCTGGACACGCTGTCCCTTGATCTCAACTGCGGCGGCCGCGGCGGCGTCGGCTGCTTCGTCCCGCTTGCCGGTCAGCACAGAAAGTGCCGGCAGGCCCTTGGCGGCACGGCGTTCGGCGAGGGCCTTGGCTGCGGGGGATCCCGGCGTCGGCATGCGGCGGATGACAAAGAACTGCTGGCCCATGGTCCAAAGGTTGGTGGTGGTCCAGTAGATCAGGACACCGATGGGGAAGTTAATGCCGCCCACACCGAAGACGATGGGCAGGATGTAAAGCATCATCTTCTGCTGGCGCATGAACGGGCTGGCCATGGCTTCTTCGGACATGTTCTTGGCCATGATCTGCTTCTGGGTGATGAACTGCGAGGCCGTCATGGCCAGGATCATCACGATCGACAGCACCACCACGGCAACCTGGCCGCCACCACCCCCGCCGTGCAGCAGGGAAGCGGACAGCGGAGCCCCAAAAATGCTGGACGCATCGAACTCGACAACCTGTTCGTGGCTCATGGCACCGATGCCGGCGCCCTGGTCTTTGGCCTGCGAGATGCCCGACAGCACCTGGAAGAGTGCAAAGAAGAACGGCATCTGGATCAGCATGGGAAGGCAGGCGGAGAACGGGTTGGTCCCGTGCTTCTTGTACATGGCCATCTGTTCCTGGGCCATGGCCTGGCGGGAGAGCTGGTCGGTCTTGCCCTTGTACTTTTCCTGCAGCTTCTTCAGGTCGGGCTGCAGCAGCTGCATGCCGCGCTGCGCCTTGATCTGCTTGACGAACACGGGGATGAGGGCGGCACGGATCACCAGCACCAGCCCGATGATGGCCAAAGTCCAGGTCCAGCCGTTCTCCGCGGGCATGCCAATGGCGCTGAGCCCGTCGTGGAACGCCACCATGATGAACGAAACCAGCCACTTGAACGGGGCGATTAT
This window of the Pseudarthrobacter defluvii genome carries:
- a CDS encoding ParA family protein, producing MTSSEASAQRIPPFVSLGSARSVAGSGLAGIGMAPARGGNHPKAGVSAASGNAVSRETTTNGRSNVIDAIDDSSPIARELAHETKRRERLMGRQLPRPEKTRIFTVSNQKGGVGKTTTTVNIAAALAAAGLNVLVIDIDPQGNASTALGIEHHADVDSIYDVLINDVPLADVVAPCPDIGKLICAPATIHLAGAEIELVSLVAREQRLRRAIDVYAKEREKNGEDRLDYVFIDCPPSLGLLTVNAFCAASEVLIPIQCEYYALEGLSQLLKNIEMIQKHLNADLVVSTILLTMYDGRTNLAAQVAAEVRQHFPEQVLSAVVPRSVRISEAPSYQQTVMTYDPSSSGALSYLEAAAEIAER
- the rsmG gene encoding 16S rRNA (guanine(527)-N(7))-methyltransferase RsmG; protein product: MVDITAAELRAAEKIFGDRLDLAKRYVEHLATSGTERGLIGPREVPRLWSRHVLNCAVIESEIPPGSHVADVGSGAGLPGLCLAIARPDLELTLIEPLERRVIWLQEVVDDLGLENVTVMRTRAELAVGQVEADVVTARAVSALTNLAGLTIPLLGGHGEVVAIKGRSAGEEIEKAAKTIRKLGGVETSVLTVGDNLLEEPTTVVRIVVNKSQKKS
- a CDS encoding protein jag, whose product is MSAESTEHAFSEEIEDQDVSVNQDASAAKVSAASRLEEEGDVAADYLEELLDIADIDGDIDIEVRNGRTYISIVAEEEAEGLEGLVGEDGEVLEALQELTRLAVLSATENRSRLVLDINGYRQERTGHLQKIAEDAAASVKETGKSVALEPMSAYERKIVHDAVADLGLVSESEGEGAGRHIVVSAD
- the yidC gene encoding membrane protein insertase YidC; its protein translation is MDIFGTIIAPFKWLVSFIMVAFHDGLSAIGMPAENGWTWTLAIIGLVLVIRAALIPVFVKQIKAQRGMQLLQPDLKKLQEKYKGKTDQLSRQAMAQEQMAMYKKHGTNPFSACLPMLIQMPFFFALFQVLSGISQAKDQGAGIGAMSHEQVVEFDASSIFGAPLSASLLHGGGGGGQVAVVVLSIVMILAMTASQFITQKQIMAKNMSEEAMASPFMRQQKMMLYILPIVFGVGGINFPIGVLIYWTTTNLWTMGQQFFVIRRMPTPGSPAAKALAERRAAKGLPALSVLTGKRDEAADAAAAAAVEIKGQRVQPQRKNRKKK